tagaacattcgtcgaccaattTGGGGACGTTTTGTGAAAAGGAGAGGTCCAAAGCACctgcaaccggcgagcatgtatgaaaagaataatgaatgtagaggaagcgcgtgaggtttgtaaggatagaagcaaatggaattctattgtctctgcctaccccgacgggaacaaggcgtgagtgtgtgtgtgtgtagtgtaACTTTAAATTACTAATGATATATGAGCGGTGTTCAGAAAAATGgagaaaagaaaataattatttaacagtTATGTCCTGTTTTCAATGTACATTTTGGTACAACACAGACGAAAAGGATAAATAAATGTCAACTTAGTGGACGTACGACGAAGGAATGAAAGACATGTCAACTCCATAATTTGAGGTATTTTTGGAGAAAAATTTAGAGATTCAGAAATTACTACAGTTTTGGagcataattaaaaaattaaaatgagacTACTATACATACTTGTAAAGTGTGTCAACCTTTGTAATTTAAATGCATTCAGAACTTTATATTTAGTACAGAAATAGGATTGGCAATACAGCGCTCTGGACATATAGTTGTTATGTACTACAGACGTACGTGTATAAGTAATATCTACTTCCCCGAAGGAACACTGACATGCATTCAATTCTACAGCTAATACTGTCACTCTTTTTCCTGCAGAGTTCACAAGTTTATCTCAGATGAATTTTTCAGCTGAAGTACAGGAGCAGTCAGCAGATTATAAATTACCGAACATttagcttattttatttaaaagatcaTTAGAATTTAGTTCTGTAGTATTATTGTGAGACTAATTAACAATTTCCTGTAAACCTGATTGTAGTTATTACCTTTGGTATGGTAAAGCATTGGTAATTGCGGCCATAAATTCCTCAGTTGAGGCCAAGAAATCTTTGCCCTTATTTGAGCAACATATTTCgtcattaatttttaattgttgaaCGCAAGCAATGCTTTTTTATACCGAATATATTGCCACGTAGATGAATAAAAATCTTGTACTTTTATTAACTGGTTAAAACGTTGTTCATCAGCTGGTTTAAGAACTTTTTtctcatcaaaatcagttttacAAATACCTATATCTAATGACTTTGGTTCAATCGTGCAAGGATTGGTCAAGAAGTCATCATTATTCTGTTCTGGTTGTTCAATCACGTCAGCGGTTTTTCCTGCTGAGTTTACAAGTTTATCTCGGATGAATTTTACATCTGAAATACACGAGCGGATAACAGATTCAACCCTACTGTCACATAAAACAGCGGCAACTTTAGAAAAAATCTatcatcaaaaatttaaacgtTTAGTTCAATAAATTAACGTCGATTAACctttttagtatatttatttatattccaatatttttattcaaaaaaggatatgaaaacacttattttaaatcaataactaccacccatttgaaaaagaatgcctcagacgtgagaagaacgggtgcaagttACTTAGcgtgtttcttttttttttaaatttcgatacaaacaaattttgcaatttaaatgggcggttgctccattgcGAATGTTTGGTATCATCGAAAGtcatgctatagtaacctttatcacataaactttttttaacaatctttcttttgaattacaaaatatatttgtattgaaCATTCTCTGAGATCATCTTGTAACAGCATATACATAagcccacaaaagacttattaacttgacttatgtctgttcctggtgttaacataatgattatgacagtttctagtaagttcacttatgtgccgatgaacatacataacattatcaagattaTATTGACAGGCAACAGttaaaacgtttttttatttaaatttagctCTTTATGATTCTTCAGTCCTGACATTGTAAACAACTATTATTGAATTACTAATAGGCGATCAAAGTTTGTTAGTGAATTGGCTTTTGAACTTGGCTTTGGCTATATTTTTACCACTTATATATTCAGGGTGAACTTTAATCTTTCGGACTTCTCTATCTTGATGAGGTTCTACTTCGTCAACAGTCCGGGTATCCCATTCACCGGCACGACATTTGATCTAAAACAATCGAAAATTAAGCAATTTAAATGAAAGATTATGAAGGAATAAGTGGACTGtataatatatctttaataAACAATGTATTAACATGGCTAACCATATCAGGCGTTTTATCAGCAGCATAATGGGCTACTGTGAGAACAACAGAGGGGTGTATGAGCGACCCACCCCCAATATAGTCATCTGGGTTTCGCCACACTCCTGAGTCGCTTGTTATTCTGAAAAGAAAAGTAAAAactgaaattaaaatgaattagattaaattaaattacaatatatacataattattattttagagacTTTAATTTTTACAGATTGAACAAAACATTTACCAACAATAGATATTACAGCAAATTACaattcaaaattaatcaaaagAAAATTTCTACCTATTAACTAAGCTAAGTTTTTATAATCTCATTCGCCAATTTCTTAAACTGTGTTAATGAATTTGAGAAAATGTCTATCTCTAGCACTCCTTAGTACCAACAGGAACTCCGTTTGCAATATAGCTTAACTTATcggtatagtagattatataatCAATGAGTAAATTATGGATATGTATGGATaacatgtatatatagatatggaGTATATTATGGtatggacacgtggagcgaatgagtgaagaaagaatgacgcatcaaatatataaggcaagtgtgtgtgggcaagtcggtcgcgggagacctcgtagaacattcgtcgaccaaattggggacgttttgggaaatggaaaggtccgaagcacccgcaaccggcgagcatgtatgaaaagagtaataaatgtagaggaagcgcgtaagttttgtaaggatagaagcaagtggcattgtATTGTCTCTGTCTACCCCGACGgtaacaaggcgtgagtgtatgtatgtgtatgcaTGAGTGAATTAACAATTTGGAAAGCAGGTCGTTTCTTTCCATGCGTCTCTAGCagcttatgtttaattttagacaATACTTACTTCAGAAGTGCCACCATCCACCTAAACTCTCCAAAGTCAGCAACATGATTATATGTCTGTCCTGATCTGAACATATTAGCTCCTGGATTGGTCCAACCACATCCCAACGTGGTTGGTTCCTCTCGTTCGGGCTCTCTTTCGTTTTCCCTGATCAATTCATACGGACAGCACGGTCGTAAGTAATGACAACTTCCAGACCTAGGAGAGATTAAAAGTAAtagttattttacttataagatccaaatccaagataaaaattgtttgtattattaaagtgaaacttttattacatcgcctcaaatttttttgtacacctatcgcatgtcgcattgcAATAGCATGAGATACTCCTCGGCCAGTTGTAGTAGGGGTGAAGTTGTATCGTTAATTGTAATTACTGTTTTCATTACAATGGCACCAGATTTAAGCTCTGTTTCGATCCCTACACTTgacaaaggttttttttatgatattatacttttatttattgaataaacgtTGTTGTGAATGTTTTTCTATCTTTCGATTATAATgctgataataatatgttgttttgtgaaaaaaagtttcacttgcatcacTTTTCACCAAACCACacaatttttgaagtggaacttctttaggcgcctgagggtaaaatttttacgaGTGAAACGCAATAGAGCGTCATGAAAATGTGGGACCTTTTTGTTCAAGAAGATGAAGGTTTTTTTTTCAAGGGAGAGACCGATTGAGGAAGAGTGTTTCTTACTCTCAGGCtaccctactagccttgtatcgtgcagatTTAGCCCGCGGTGGCTAGTACGTAGAAAATCTTCCCTGCTAGCGTTGTATCttgcaggtttagcgcgtggccgcgagtaagtagaacatctaatgatttctaatattgacaaaaaatatttggtttagagaacagattaggataacagaagttttacttctgacatgtgcactttgtacgcacgccatttctGAAGTTCTACTTCTATTATATTGGggcgatggagaaaaatgatgagagtgaatttttatatttagaacacgtgttttcgtaacagtacaattaaacagtgtgaataaatattattttggtgtttttgtcaaatcaatttcatatacgacggtgatagtatttactaataatttattagtatatctatatatattgaatattaatgataaaattgatttgaataaactgttttgagtgcatatatagatttgaggttaattgtcggtatgtataatttatttacatcgttaattaaatattattacattattatctaagaaatacttttttttcgttttgttttatttctggtatattaacaaattttatgtataattaaaaaaaatagtaattttctatacttgtttatattaccttaaatgctgagtgttaatactatctttgaacttaactatttgttaaaattttatttatttttccatacgccaaagaagtataacttcttgcgtgcatactacacacacacttttttttattagtgttACCTTATATCGAAGAGTGTTGTTGGATCAATCTTTTCTTCTATTTGATTACATTCTGACGGCCTTACACATCTCCCTTCTCTTTTATCGGGTGTTTCACACGAATCTCTAAAGGCTGTAACAATACTTGCATCATTATATAATTCGCCAATTAACATATACCTTAACAAAATGATCCTAGAACATATACAAAACATATGTATTACGAAACTCAAAGGAATTGTtctaaaaaacgtttgtgtggtaagggCTACTAAaagataaatgattatttttatgataccacagactgggaatggaacGATAATTAATTAACcctcaatttaattataaattttattgtacaatatttcatatattGTAACGACATTTGAATAAAGATCCGAGTTTCTTCTACCCGTTCTtcccaggtctgaggcatatctactatttcgaatgggttaGTTTAGTAAGTGATTAGtttcagtaagtgattttaaatcctaatttgaataaaaatttaaattaaataaatttgaattgtcGCAGGAATAGCCACTACGTCTTGTGCTGGCTGGATCATCCTCTCATCTAGAATTTGAATGTAAAAGATATGTTTTccttaaaaaattacataatttatacttaaGTAAGTTCAaactttttgtaattttatcgattgtatttaaaatattaataaaattatgaagctgtaaatatttattgtaaagagATAATTTTTTCTTCTTCTCGAAAAAACTCAACTTTTCCAAACTGGTATCGCAAAATTAGCATGACAATAAGCCAGgttaattactttagtgtgcgtgacaagctacgtcttaaactcgTAATTTGTATGTCATTTTATGTTAGTGTAattgcgtgcattgctcaaaatggaggtTTACTGTGAAGCTCAATTTtgtttcgacattttcacagctgtcatattaAATCTGATTTAAGGTTTTTAGCTTGTGTAGTGTAGGTATAAAAGACGTCCTAACCTCATGTTCTGTCATAgtaagtatagtaactagacatcggtttggctgggccatatatatatatatatatatatatggcccatatatatatagggtacttaatataacacaagtgttctttcaccATAACTTTTACATAGTAAAACACAAtatcgcaccatatttccttagattctacttaaaattgtcactgacgttgaataaatagtgaatatttcacacgtttcacaagTTTTCTGTGAACCTTGAAACATTCGGCACacatggcgaaacaaaaaatctaatcactctctctcatttctttacataagactcgcataagtttttctttttctcgtgtgagtgagacggaagctatcaattagtctagttactatacttggtctggTTCTGtctatatatttctatttcaattCTTCCTTTTGCAGTTTCTGTGGAAGAGACACCACAATCCAGTGTATGTCACCTCTATAAATTTTACTTACCAGTTGGTGACGGATTGGCATGTACGTCCGGTTTGACACTTGATGCTTGTAACCATTTTATATAATCGTCAAAATAATCTGCTTGCGAGTCATGAACAAGCAAAAGGGCAACAGATATTATGAACCTAAAAATAAGATACACACGATTAAAtggcatttatattctcaaaattgattcctttagagttatttttgatgtcatttctaatatacttgatactactaccgcttcggaaacaaatggcgctctgagagagaagaagcgcaagaatctctcccagcattcctttatTTGCGAATTTTcaataacaaatacaatattgtactgtcattgctattgctataacataaccataatctagtcccaggctatccgatcactcagatattcagctggggagtagtaggattaacgacagagccaatattttaattaattgatacagtggctgggactttattatagaaatgtatacatttacccttaaagctattatgtatcttatgaagcctactagaattagttacaagcaataccttataataatgaaaatcactattaagagcaaaaaggtgacgatttttgtgaacgtatattaaattatcataaatgtactgataatgaacagtcataatatttatttctttaaattagttACACCTTACGTTCAAAATATATAGTTCTTGCTGCTAAACAAcggatgaaaacaggccaggttttatactttagtatgcgtggcaaggtacgtcttacactcgcgatttatccGTCACTCTaagttagtgtgcgtgcattgctcaaaatagagattaactgtCCACCTCAATTATTTTCGACTTTTTCACATCTGTCATAATCTATCTAGTCCGAATAGATCGAAGGTTTCGCTCATTTCTAATGAAACTCTCGCAAATATCACCGTGAACTAATGTTCACGGTGATATTTGCACCCGCCAAGAAAGTATCCAATACCCTGGGTATCCTTGGATACAGACTATGCCAGCTGTGAACACTAcgaaaaatagcggcgaactgtaagccgctattttcagcaacgcatgCACACTAAATCAAAGTGACTGTCCTTTCGCGAGTGTATGACGTATATTGTCatgtacactaaagtaataaatatcttTCCACAGGAAGGCAATCTCACattgatcatttta
The sequence above is a segment of the Leptidea sinapis chromosome 29, ilLepSina1.1, whole genome shotgun sequence genome. Coding sequences within it:
- the LOC126973465 gene encoding phenoloxidase-activating factor 2-like, whose amino-acid sequence is MFFVKFIISVALLLVHDSQADYFDDYIKWLQASSVKPDVHANPSPTAFRDSCETPDKREGRCVRPSECNQIEEKIDPTTLFDIRSGSCHYLRPCCPYELIRENEREPEREEPTTLGCGWTNPGANMFRSGQTYNHVADFGEFRWMVALLKITSDSGVWRNPDDYIGGGSLIHPSVVLTVAHYAADKTPDMIKCRAGEWDTRTVDEVEPHQDREVRKIKVHPEYISAKLYNDAALLVLKEPFNLYNAPHIGVGCLGYTMPPPNTICYSMGWGKEEFKGREYANILKKVQLPLVSKDQCETAFKRTLNSDSPVHNSWICAGGVKGSDTCTGDGGSSLVCPIQCDGEPRRYAIYGMVAFGVGCGDSLPAGYVNIPHVYNWIVRSMRDEALNETSFVPEQH